A genomic window from Solanum stenotomum isolate F172 chromosome 10, ASM1918654v1, whole genome shotgun sequence includes:
- the LOC125842105 gene encoding GDSL esterase/lipase At4g10955-like isoform X2 — MILLQLQRENVAHQRSVAASLVQGVYILERDKQEKRKGSQALAPPWWRHFQFELYRVLVDDVDSCIFGAIYKFAPSKSYFDGSKDKSQRFVIAFRGTLTKGDAFSRDIQLDVHILRNGLHQTSRFETAIQAVRHVVATFGSSSIWLTGHSLGAAMAMLAGKTMAKTGVFLDAFLFNPPFLSAPIERIKDKKVKHGIRFATSVITAGLAFAVKHKNVNNQSGDTFVALSAWTPCLYVNPSDPICAEYIGYFEHRENMDTMGAGVIEKVATQHSLGGLVLNFMGKDCDEPLHLIPSANLTVNLTPPSDFKEAHGIHQWWNPDLLVESKKHQFT, encoded by the coding sequence GGAAAATGTTGCTCATCAACGATCTGTGGCTGCCAGTTTGGTTCAGGGCGTCTACATCCTAGAGCGTGACAAGCAAGAAAAACGGAAGGGAAGTCAAGCTCTTGCTCCTCCATGGTGGAGACATTTCCAATTTGAGTTATATCGCGTGCTTGTTGATGATGTTGATTCCTGCATTTTTGGTGCTATATATAAATTTGCACCCTCAAAATCTTATTTTGACGGTTCCAAAGATAAAAGCCAACGATTTGTTATTGCTTTCCGTGGGACCTTAACCAAAGGTGATGCATTTTCACGAGATATACAATTGGATGTCCACATTCTCAGGAATGGACTTCATCAGACTTCACGCTTTGAGACAGCCATTCAAGCTGTTCGACATGTGGTTGCAACATTTGGAAGCTCAAGTATCTGGCTAACTGGTCATTCCTTAGGGGCTGCAATGGCAATGCTTGCTGGAAAAACCATGGCAAAGACTGGTGTATTTCTAGATGCATTTTTGTTTAATCCGCCATTCTTGTCGGCCCCAATTGAAAgaattaaagataaaaaggtGAAACATGGAATCAGATTTGCAACCAGTGTTATAACAGCTGGACTTGCTTTTGCTGTGAAGCATAAAAACGTGAATAATCAATCTGGAGATACATTTGTTGCATTATCTGCATGGACACCGTGCCTATATGTGAATCCATCGGATCCTATTTGCGCAGAATACATTGGCTATTTTGAACACCGGGAAAACATGGATACAATGGGAGCAGGAGTTATCGAGAAGGTAGCAACCCAACACTCACTTGGTGGTCTTGTCTTGAATTTCATGGGGAAGGACTGTGATGAGCCATTGCACCTTATTCCATCAGCCAATTTAACAGTAAATTTGACTCCTCCGTCAGACTTCAAAGAAGCTCACGGGATTCACCAATGGTGGAACCCTGATTTACTTGTAGAGTCCAAGAAACACCAGTTTACATGA
- the LOC125842107 gene encoding probable inactive receptor kinase At1g48480 produces the protein MPWSPTDIVGIELVFFGDHGGYGLDELLRSTAGVLGKGVFGTSYKSELPGKNAVAVKRLKVGCLAEEEFRDKIGEVGKMVHENLLPLRGYCWHQNEILLVYDYVRMGSLAFRLHGNEGRSKASLTWEVRSSIAYGVARAIEFLHSRGSDFCHGNIRSSNVFLTDSLSGVHLSEFSIARILSSDTRLELVAGYRAPEVTNAHEVSQKSDVYSFGVLLLELLTGKAPLDAFTKNKGVDLPKWIRSMFQEKPVIDVFDTLLPKHDQSSAEQMVLLLQLAVCCTFQYPNKRPSMAAVTKQIRGTCRFY, from the exons ATTAGACGAATTGTTACGTTCAACGGCCGGAGTTTTAGGGAAAGGCGTTTTCGGGACGAGTTATAAGTCGGAGTTGCCAGGGAAAAATGCAGTAGCTGTGAAAAGATTGAAGGTTGGTTGCTTAGCTGAGGAAGAATTCAGAGATAAAATTGGTGAAGTAGGAAAGATGGTTCATGAAAATTTGCTTCCTCTTAGAGGATATTGTTGGCATCAGAATGAAATTCTTCTTGTATATGATTATGTTAGAATGGGAAGCTTAGCTTTTCGTTTACATG GGAATGAAGGTAGGAGTAAGGCCTCACTTACATGGGAAGTAAGAAGTAGCATTGCATATGGAGTTGCCCGTGCAATCGAATTTCTCCATTCCCGAGGCTCGGATTTCTGCCATGGAAACATAAGATCATCCAATGTTTTCCTCACCGACTCCTTATCAGGTGTTCATCTATCTGAGTTTTCCATTGCACGAATTCTCTCTTCAGATACAAGACTAGAGCTCGTGGCTGGTTATCGCGCACCAGAAGTGACAAATGCTCATGAAGTCTCACAAAAGTCAGATGTCTATAGCTTTGGTGTTCTGCTCTTGGAACTATTAACTGGTAAAGCTCCACTAGATGCATTTACCAAGAACAAAGGAGTAGATTTACCTAAGTGGATCCGTTCCATGTTTCAAGAGAAGCCGGTCATCGATGTTTTTGACACCCTGCTGCCTAAACATGACCAGAGTAGTGCTGAGCAAATGGTCCTTCTGTTACAGCTTGCAGTTTGCTGTACTTTTCAGTATCCAAATAAAAGACCTTCAATGGCAGCAGTGACAAAACAGATAAGGGGTACCTGCAGGTTTTATTGA